Proteins found in one Mytilus edulis chromosome 2, xbMytEdul2.2, whole genome shotgun sequence genomic segment:
- the LOC139511977 gene encoding perlucin-like protein: MEYFTFNLIYLMLVHLITVYSKKFDNFISSNHRQIETSSSIIKVRSELECVSLCTRHDDCCFANYRDSTKECSVGTSNRCHASSVYAYGWQLLRRGRIYQNKVFYHIGDTKKWSDAQDFCDSFRMRLATVSSSNENEFLKSLTNYPNGIWLGGSDSLSEGTWRWNKPTRDMTFYDWGRVLFVPQPNGYIVSNCLSYFNCDPLATSYEWVDEPCSVSNPFLCERVVRVDGDTWPIED, from the exons ATggaatattttacatttaatttgatatatttgatgCTGGTTCACTTAATCACGGTTTATTccaaaaaatttgacaattttatttctAGTAATCACAGACAAATTGAGACCAGTTCTTCAATTATTAAAGTGCGCTCTGAATTGGAATGCGTTTCTCTTTGTACAAGACACGATGATTGTTGCTTTGCAAATTACCGGGATTCCACAAAAGAATGTAGTGTTGGAACATCGAACAGATGCCATGCATCCTCTGTATACGCATATGGCTGGCAGTTACTTAGAAGAG GTAGAATCTACCAGAACAAGGTGTTTTATCATATTGGAGATACCAAGAAATGGTCTGATGCACAG GACTTCTGTGACAGCTTTCGCATGAGACTCGCAACTGTTAGCAGCTCAAATGAAAACGAGTTCCTTAAATCTCTTACTAACT ATCCTAATGGAATATGGTTAGGAGGCTCAGATTCATTATCTGAAGGAACTTGGAGATGGAACAAGCCAACACGAGATATGACATTTTATGATTGGGGTCGGGTATTATTTGTTCCACAACCAAATGGGTATATCGTTAGCAACTGTCTATCATATTTTAATTGTGATCCACTTGCCACAAGCTATGAATGGGTAGACGAACCATGTAGTGTGTCGAATCCCTTTTTATGTGAAAG GGTTGTTCGTGTTGATGGAGACACCTGGCCAATTGAAGATTAA